GATAGAATAGTAAAATCCTCAATCAAACTAAGAGTCCttataaactgaaaaataataagttgGGGGAGACCAacttatgacttattttagcttataagcacttttattTTTACCAAACGCACAAATAAGCTGAAAAATGATTATAAGCTAAtttgaccagcttataagctaagccacgCCAAACACCCTGTACATTGTGGGTAAGTATTTACTTGTATCCTCGAAATACGATACACTCacattctcttcttcttcttttaccATTCGAAACCCATCATTCAATTAATTCGGATTCACGTTGGTTGAGCATCATGATTAAAAGCGAAAGTCTTTTATATGAAGAGTTTTTCCACTTGATCTTAGCTGGTTACATTCTCTTCCAATTTAATATTCATTTCTAAGTCAGGAAACTACCATTGACAAAATCTATGGCATTCTACTCCATCTACATTTCCTAATGAACACAATGCAAATGATAATCAACACAATTCATTAGATAAGTTAGATCATTCCTTGGATTTaactttttatatatgtatgtatatagtcATTGACAGTATTAAATGACTAATCATATGATCCAAAAACTAACTTTCTAGTAAACACCGATTCATGACTTTGAAAATAATGCAGATACTACTGTTGAGCAAATCACTCTAATCGtgtaaaaagttatggatttgagttatatatatatagcaataatataatataaaaagaattacAGAATCAGTAGATCTAAAATTTATGCTAGCAGGTTACTTACCATTTTTAGTAGAGTACCAAAAAATTATCACGAGATTTACTTGTAATTATCTAATAAGTGACTAAATTGTGTAAACACATTTAACACAATCCATACATAAAACTTAAACCCAAATTTTATAGGTATAAATACTTACCAAATAATTGAGAGAAACCTTTGAAACTTCTTTTGATCAATGTGTGCACACCTTCAGAAAACCGTCGTCTGCCCAAAAATCTCCAAAAGccatttattttcacttttgaTGGACTGTCTTCTCCTACTTGTATTTCTTGAGAAAATCACATccaaataaacaatgtcaaaatcttttattttcaaaaaaaaaattaaaaaaaaaatagtaccagCAGAAGCAAACAACATACTGGAAAACACAGAAGTGAATTTTTCCGTTTGTCTGGATttactttttaactttttccTTCTTATTGACAGGGTACCACCATTTCGCTTAGTTAAAGGCGGATTTAGGACAAATTTTGTACGTTCAACTgaattcattatttttcattcgaACTATTATaacatatatttaaaaaatattaaaatacatACAATCAGACACTAAATACATGATTCTAGATTTTGGATGAGCCTTTGCGTTTAGTAAGTTTAACATGGAAGTAATTTTCAATCAAAACCTAGAAGATCTATTCATTAATGCAGTGGCAAAATCAAGTTTTTGCACGAATGcaattcaaaaatataaaacagtGAATACACGAAAAGTCAAGGTTAGCCAAATTTCAACATCTACTacttatacataaaaaaacacTCACGGCCATTGTAATTTTTTCAAAACCCCTTATGCCGTCTAGCTCCGCGCAGCCGCCTAATTAATTAACTATACAAAAAATAACTGGAAAAAAGGAGAGAACCATACTCGTTAAAACAGCTTGATGTAATATTGAACTCTTTGTGTTCTTTGTAGGTTGGCTTCTACTGGTTTTGGCTACTCCAACACACCCTAATGAGAATGGAAAAACTACAAACTTCTCCATGGAtctctccttcattttttttttcttttcttgaagtatgcgtgtgtatatatatatatgtattagaaaataaacactaataacaaaatgaaaataaagagaagatAGAATTCATATGAGAGAAATAGGACGAGTTGAAGAGATAAATAGAGTTTATATTATGAGAGTCAGAGCAATTGGCTTATTTAAGAAGATATATAGAATGATTTAGATGCGTAGATGAATATGTACGACACAACCAATTAATGAAGAAGGTTGTAAAGTTTTATGCGCTGAGGACGCACATAATAATTGCAGCTAACTTAATACTACAGTCACAACtcacatgcataaaatcacTCTAGGTAAAGAAGGAAAGTCTTTTTGTCATATAGTAgtgtattaaaatatcaaaatatttggtcaaaatctctagACCTATTATTAGCAATCTTAGAGATTCTATTTtataaaaatgattaattattGGTATATTACCAGAAAAGAAGATACTTGTTATAGAGAGCAATTTTACAAAGTTATAAAGAtggttgttgctgttataggtaaaaAAGGGATTATAAAgaggtaaaatataacataaaaaataagtttcgAAAAAAATATGACTTTTATAGTGAGGTGttattatataaaaatgttattataAAGAAGTTTGACCGTATATTAATTGATAATTTAGAATAATATGTGGGTTAGAATAGTGGTTAGGTTGTTAGCCTGTTGGAAGGACTGGTGCCTAATTTTGGCAGATTAGTTGTCCATTTTAAGAAACTAGTTGAGCCCACAAACCAACTCAACCTCCTTTGGTGGTCCAAGTGCAACTATTCCGCTCGTGAAGATGCCATTTTTGTCGAAGTGGAGTTAATTAACACAACTTCATTGAAAATTTataatttgtaaataatttaatttcttaATGTTTATCTATTATA
This portion of the Lycium ferocissimum isolate CSIRO_LF1 chromosome 1, AGI_CSIRO_Lferr_CH_V1, whole genome shotgun sequence genome encodes:
- the LOC132067750 gene encoding CRIB domain-containing protein RIC4-like, with translation MKERSMEKFVVFPFSLGCVGVAKTSRSQPTKNTKSSILHQAVLTKIQVGEDSPSKVKINGFWRFLGRRRFSEGVHTLIKRSFKGFSQLFVYKKEIEEVEMEMEIGYPTDVKHVTHVGWDGSTKTLELLSLPSISIKQFELAMAVQAGGSSRF